One part of the Engraulis encrasicolus isolate BLACKSEA-1 chromosome 17, IST_EnEncr_1.0, whole genome shotgun sequence genome encodes these proteins:
- the LOC134467643 gene encoding transmembrane protein 26-like has translation MIIKFLCAVITRSLFILVSLIGVWRVTYVKENNNYWLLTILYLPLVAEMIMTLKRRKGSDYKWFSPAILLFLISIIPTIWILELHHQNTKSDEASCTSLDSAESFNKALNLTLVQPANETAVDPLQSTLQFAAQVCSNDWILALHQILLILLIVGKWLMPIGGGFTRDQLSQLLLVFVGTAADILEFTSETLSDIKNNNFALVYIILAVWTWTMLQFPLHLSVMSSDADDLEGQGGGSSFLSKHQADIWQIVETLFIQDGPFLLVRLVVMFHFRIVHQMLIFFAIKNFLVVVLNIYRLMVLVQDFKSGL, from the exons ATGATTATCAAGTTTTTGTGTGCGGTGATCACAAGGTCACTTTTTATTTTGGTATCTCTAATCGGAGTTTGGAGAGTGACTTATGTGAAAGAGAACAACAACTATTGGCTTCTCACTATTTTATATCTCCCACTTGTTGCTGAAATGATTATGactttaaaaagaagaaaaggcagTGACTACAAATG GTTTTCTCCAGCTATTTTGCTGTTTCTTATCAGCATCATCCCAACTATTTGGATTTTAGAGTTACATCACCAAAACACCAAATCAGATGAAGCGTCG TGCACCAGCCTGGATTCTGCAGAGAGCTTCAACAAAGCGTTAAACTTGACCTTGGTCCAACCGGCCAATGAGACTGCAGTGGACCCACTCCAG AGTACGTTGCAGTTTGCGGCCCAGGTGTGCTCCAACGACTGGATCCTGGCGCTGCACCAGATCCTGCTGATCCTGCTGATCGTGGGGAAGTGGCTGATGCCCATCGGGGGCGGCTTCACCCGGGACCAGCTCTCCCAGCTGCTGCTGGTCTTTGTGGGCACCGCCGCAGACATCCTGGAGTTCACCAGCGAGACGCTGTCAGACATCAA gaataATAACTTCGCTCTGGTTTACATCATCTTGGCTGTGTGGACCTGGACTATGCTGCAGTTCCCCCTCCATCTATCAG TGATGTCGTCGGACGCGGACGACCTGGAGGGCCAGGGTGGGGGCTCCTCTTTCCTGTCAAAGCACCAGGCGGACATCTGGCAGATCGTGGAGACACTCTTCATCCAGGACGGGCCCTTCCTGCTGGTGCGCCTGGTGGTCATGTTCCACTTCCGCATCGTGCACCAGATGCTCATCTTCTTCGCCATCAAGAACTTCCTGGTGGTGGTGCTCAACATCTACCGCCTGATGGTGCTCGTCCAGGACTTcaagtcagggctctaa